Below is a genomic region from Mycolicibacter hiberniae.
TCATCTGGCCGCGCGCACCCACGGCCCGGCTCAGCGCCGCGGTTTGGGCCCGGATGCGCTCGCTGTCCACGCGCACCGACCCGTTGATGGTGTCCTCGGCGGTCAGCAGGATCGGTGCGTAACCGGTCACCTCGTCGCGCAGCCCGATACCGGTGGTCGACACCTGACTCAGCAACGCCTGGCCGCGCTCGATCAGCGTCTGAACCCCGGACCGCACGTCGGTCGCCACGTCGGTGTGCGCCAGCCGCGACCCGAGCTCGTACTTGCGGTTCTCGAAGTTCTTCCAGGCTCCCTCGGTGTCGCCGTCGGAGGATGCGGCCACCAGCGCGTCGTCCAGCGCCGACATGTAATTGGTGATGGCGGGGATCATCTGGGCGCGGTCGGCGACCAGTCGCAGCCCGCTGGACTCGGCGAGCGCGTCGGAGACCCGCAGCCCCCCGAACAGCCCGGCCAGGGCCAGCGGCAACAGCGCGATCGCGAACACCTTCCACCGCACCGGCCAGTTGCGCACCGACCACCGCGGCGGGCGTTCGACCGCCGCGGCCTCCGGCTCGTGACCGCCCTCGGCTGATTCCTCCTGGGTCTGGCCCACCCCGTCCGGGTGGTCAAAGAGTGTCACCGGTCGGCGGCCAGTTCGCCGGCCGCTCGGCTGAGATTCACCGTCTGCGCCTCATTCATAGGACTCTCCGGACATCGCACCCGCCCAACGGGTTGCGGTGTGATTCACGGCATAGCAATTGGACGAGTATGACAGTCAGCCGTAGGCATGACCAGAATTTTTACTGAACAGAACACTGGCCGAGACCTGCGCGTGTCTTGCCCGAGTCCGGTCGAGCAAACAGTCCGACGAGCTGTCATGATCAACGCCATGATCCGGGTGCTGTTCTATTCGCCCCGCATTCCGCCCAACACCGGCAACGCGATCCGGATGGTGGCGGCGACCGGTGCCGAACTTCATCTGGTGGAACCCATGGGTTTCGACCTGTCCGAGCCGAAGCTGCGGCGGGCCGGTTTGGACTATCACGACCTGGCCTGGGTTCGGGTTCACCCCTCGCTGCCGGCGGCGTGGGAGGCGCTGGGACCGGCCCGGGTGTTCGCGTTCACCGCGGGAGCCCGCACCCCCTACACCGACGTGCGCTACTCCCCCGGCGACGTGTTGATGTTCGGCCCCGAGCCCACCGGGCTGGACGAGGCGACGCTGGCCGACCCCCGCATCACCGCGCGGCTGCGCATCCCGATGCTGGCCGGGCGGCGCTCACTGAACCTGTCGAACGCCGCCGCGGTCGCGGTCTATGAGGTGTGGCGCCAGCACGGGTTCACCGGCGGGGTGTGAGGCCGGGAGTCACCAGGTGTCCCAGTGCGCCACCTGTTCGGCCGGCAGCCGCTTGGCCGGTTTGAAGTCGGTGCCCTTGGTGTAGGCGATCGGGAACAGACCGCCCTGGCTGTAGTTCTCGTACGGAATGCCGAGCACCTCGGCGGCCTGCCGCTCGCCGTCGCCGAGCAGGTGCAGGGTGGTCCAGCAGGAGCCGAGTCCGCGGTTGCGCAGCGCCAGGCAGTAGCTCCACGCGGCCGGGAACAGCGACGCCCAGAATGATGCGCTCAACCCCAGCGACCCATTCTCGGGCTTGCCCTCCAGGCACGGGATCAGCATCACGGGCACGTCCTGCAGGTTCTCGGCCAGATGTTTGGCCGAGTCGCCGATGTGCCCCATCCGTTCGCTGCGTACGTCGCCGTCGCCGTAGTCGGGCATCGCCCGATTCAGGTACGGCAGTGCGTTGGCGCGGTAGATGTCGGCGAGCGCCTGCTTCTTGACCGGGTCGGTGACGAACATCCACTGCCAGCCCTGGGCGTTGGATCCGGTGGGCGCCTGCAGGGCGATCTCCAGGCACTCCATCAGCACGTCGCGGGGAACCGGCTTGTCGAGATCGAGGCGCTTGCGGACCGATCGCGTGGTGGTCAGGACTTCGTCTGCGGACAAGTTCAGGTTCATGGGTGGAGGTTACCGTCGGGCTTGCTGCGGCGGTCCAGCTTCGGCTCTCCTGCGTCGAACCTCGCTGACCGCCGGGGGCTACCGAAAATCCCGGGACCGCGAACGCACGGCCAGTTCCAGGGCGCCCAGCCGATCGGCCAGCACGGTGACCGCCCCGCTGGCGTTCTGCACCCGTCCGCGGATCAGCAGCGCCGTCGCGGTCTGGGCCAGTCGTCGATACCGCGCCCACACCCCCGGTGTGCACAGCACATTGACCATCCCGGTCTCGTCCTCGAGGTTGATGAACGTGACCCCGCGGGCGGTCCCCGGCCGTTGCCGGTGGGTCACCGCTCCGGCCACCAGCACCCGGGTACCGTCCGCGACGGCACTCAGGCCACCGGCCGCAATCACCCCGAGTGCGTCGAGATCGGCGCGCAGGAACTGGGTCGGGAAGCTGTCACAGGAGATCCCGGTGGCCCATACGTCGGCGGCGGACAGCTCGATCTCGCTCATGCCGGGCAGGGCCGGGGTGTGCGTCGCGACACCCACTCCGGGCAGCCGGTCGGGACGCTGCCCCGCCGCCGACCCGGCCGCCCACAGCGCCTCCCGGCGTGACACCCCGAACCCGGCAAACGCCCCAGCGGTCGCCAGCGCCTCGACCTGTGGCACCGAAAGCTGCACCCGTGCAGTGAGATCCAGCATCGACGCGAACGGCCCGTGGACCTCACGGTCGGCCACCAACCGCTCGGCGAGATCGGTACCGATGCCCCGCACAGCGCCCAGCCCCAGCCGGACCTGCGTTCCGGCCTCGGCCAGGGTGGCGTGCGCCAGGCTGGCGTTGACATCCGGGCGGTGCACCACCACGCCGTGCCGGCGGGCGTCGGCGACCAGCGACTGCGGCGAATAGAAACCCATCGGCTGGGCCCGCAGCAGCGCGGCGCAGAACGCCGCCGGGTAGTGCAGCTTGAACCAGGCTGAGTAGAACACCAGCGATGCGAAGCTCATCGCGTGACTCTCCGGAAATCCGTAGTTGGCGAAGGCTTCCAGCTTCTCGTAGATCCGGTCGGCCACCTCGCCGGTGATGCTGTGGCACTGAGCCATGCCGTCGTAGAACCGGTCGCGCAACCGGCGCATCCGCTCTGGTGATCGTTTGGAGCCCATGGCCCGGCGCAGCTGGTCGGCCTCGCCCGCGGTGAACCCGGCGCAGTCGACCGCCAGCGTCATCAGCTGTTCCTGAAACAGTGGAATTCCCAGGGTTTTGTGCAGAGCTCTCGCCATACACGGATGCTCATAGGTCACCGGGTCGATACCGTTGCGGCGACGGATGTAGGGATGCACCGATCCGCCTTGGATCGGCCCGGGGCGAATCAGCGCCACCTCCACCACCAGGTCGTAGAACACCCGGGGGCGCAGCCGTGGCAGGGTGGCCATCTGCGCGCGCGACTCGACCTGGAACACCCCGACGGTGTCGGCGCGCGCCAGCATCTCATACACCGCCGGCTCGGACAGATCGATCGCGGCCAGATCCACCTCGACGCCGCAATGCTGTGCCACCAGGTCGATCGCATAGTGCAATGCCGACAGCATTCCCAGGCCAAGTAGGTCGAACTTCACCAAACCGATTGCCGCGCAGTCATCTTTATCCCACTGCAGCACGCTTCGCCCGGCCATCCGGGCCCACTCCA
It encodes:
- a CDS encoding nitroreductase family protein; translated protein: MNLNLSADEVLTTTRSVRKRLDLDKPVPRDVLMECLEIALQAPTGSNAQGWQWMFVTDPVKKQALADIYRANALPYLNRAMPDYGDGDVRSERMGHIGDSAKHLAENLQDVPVMLIPCLEGKPENGSLGLSASFWASLFPAAWSYCLALRNRGLGSCWTTLHLLGDGERQAAEVLGIPYENYSQGGLFPIAYTKGTDFKPAKRLPAEQVAHWDTW
- a CDS encoding tRNA (cytidine(34)-2'-O)-methyltransferase, which produces MIRVLFYSPRIPPNTGNAIRMVAATGAELHLVEPMGFDLSEPKLRRAGLDYHDLAWVRVHPSLPAAWEALGPARVFAFTAGARTPYTDVRYSPGDVLMFGPEPTGLDEATLADPRITARLRIPMLAGRRSLNLSNAAAVAVYEVWRQHGFTGGV